A single region of the Hoeflea prorocentri genome encodes:
- a CDS encoding MDR family oxidoreductase, whose product MQEPFRAIVIDRDENKVQSVETREIGLDDLMEGDVVVEVNATTINYKDGLAITGKAPVIRRWPMIPGIDCAGTVVQSSHDGFSAGDQVILNGWGVGETHTGTYARYARLNGDWLIRRPDGISALDAMAIGTAGYTAMLCVMALERHGVTPGDGPVVVTGANGGVGTVAIAILSKLGFEVVASTGRTSETDFLTSLGASEIIDRAELSEPGRPLGKERWAAGIDSVGSHTLSNVLAMTRYGGAVAACGLAQGMDLPATVMPFILRGIALLGVDSVMAPRALREEAWQRLGTDLDLSKLHALSKTIAFDDIIPTATDLIDGKIRGRVVIDMEK is encoded by the coding sequence ATGCAGGAACCGTTCAGAGCCATCGTCATTGATCGCGACGAAAACAAGGTTCAAAGTGTCGAAACCCGAGAGATCGGGCTCGACGATCTGATGGAAGGCGACGTCGTTGTGGAAGTCAATGCAACGACCATCAACTACAAGGATGGCCTTGCAATCACCGGCAAGGCGCCGGTGATACGGCGCTGGCCGATGATACCGGGCATCGATTGCGCCGGTACGGTTGTGCAATCGAGCCATGACGGTTTCAGCGCAGGCGATCAGGTCATTCTCAACGGCTGGGGCGTCGGTGAAACACATACGGGCACCTATGCGCGATATGCGCGCCTCAACGGCGACTGGCTCATCCGCCGCCCGGACGGCATCAGCGCGCTGGACGCCATGGCAATCGGCACGGCGGGCTATACCGCGATGCTTTGCGTCATGGCGCTTGAACGCCACGGCGTAACGCCCGGTGACGGCCCGGTTGTCGTCACGGGCGCCAATGGCGGTGTTGGGACAGTGGCGATCGCAATTTTGTCGAAGCTCGGTTTTGAGGTGGTCGCATCGACCGGCCGCACGTCGGAAACCGATTTTCTCACATCGCTGGGCGCATCCGAAATCATCGATCGCGCCGAACTGTCCGAGCCGGGCCGCCCGCTCGGCAAGGAGCGCTGGGCAGCCGGCATCGATTCGGTCGGCAGCCACACGCTTTCGAACGTCCTTGCGATGACCCGCTATGGCGGCGCGGTGGCCGCCTGCGGCCTTGCGCAAGGCATGGATCTTCCGGCCACTGTCATGCCCTTTATCTTGAGGGGAATCGCGCTTCTTGGCGTTGATTCGGTCATGGCGCCACGTGCTTTGAGGGAGGAGGCTTGGCAGCGCCTGGGTACCGATCTCGACCTGAGCAAACTCCACGCTCTATCGAAAACCATTGCATTTGATGATATTATTCCGACAGCAACCGACCTTATTGATGGAAAGATCAGGGGCCGCGTCGTTATTGATATGGAGAAGTGA
- a CDS encoding GNAT family N-acetyltransferase, translated as MRDTLPAGASRPALEMIQEETAILGRIGDLETRLACTSAEIEAAQAVRFNVFAKEMGAVLPPDSMRRGRDIDAFDAVCDHLLVFDRTIVGSSEDQIVGTYRLLRQDVARANDGFYSTSEFAIDDMLARHPEKRFLELGRSCVLPQYRTRRTVELLWQGNWAYSLEHGIDVMFGCASMPGIRPEAHALPLSFLYHNRLATGEWSVSARPELYNNMDLMPKEAVDARSAISALPPLLKGYLRLGAVIGDGAVIDHAFGTTDVMVVLPISKIDKRYLNHYGADASRFAS; from the coding sequence ATGCGCGACACATTACCAGCCGGCGCATCACGGCCGGCACTCGAGATGATACAGGAAGAAACCGCCATATTGGGCCGGATTGGCGATCTTGAAACCCGCCTGGCGTGCACATCGGCTGAGATCGAGGCGGCCCAGGCCGTCCGGTTCAACGTCTTCGCCAAGGAAATGGGTGCAGTCCTTCCGCCCGACTCCATGCGCCGCGGACGCGACATCGATGCTTTCGATGCCGTGTGCGATCATTTGCTTGTTTTCGACCGTACAATTGTCGGCAGCTCGGAAGATCAAATCGTCGGCACCTATCGCCTGCTTAGGCAGGATGTTGCACGGGCAAATGACGGCTTCTACTCGACATCCGAATTCGCCATCGACGATATGCTCGCGCGTCACCCGGAAAAGCGCTTCCTGGAACTCGGACGCTCCTGTGTGCTGCCGCAATATCGCACCCGACGGACCGTCGAACTGCTTTGGCAGGGCAACTGGGCCTATTCTCTGGAGCACGGCATTGATGTCATGTTCGGCTGCGCCTCCATGCCCGGAATACGGCCCGAAGCCCATGCGCTGCCTTTGTCTTTCCTCTATCACAACCGGCTGGCAACGGGTGAATGGTCGGTCAGTGCCCGGCCGGAGCTCTATAACAATATGGACCTGATGCCGAAGGAGGCCGTCGACGCGCGCAGCGCCATATCCGCCCTTCCCCCGCTTCTGAAAGGCTATCTGAGGCTCGGCGCGGTGATAGGCGACGGCGCAGTGATTGACCATGCATTCGGCACGACCGACGTGATGGTGGTGCTGCCGATCTCGAAAATCGACAAGCGGTATCTGAACCACTACGGCGCTGACGCCAGCCGCTTCGCATCCTGA
- a CDS encoding NADP-dependent malic enzyme gives MPETDKTSKTMTTITEQEALEFHARGKPGKLEVNATKPMATQRDLSLAYSPGVAVPVKAIADDPSRAFDYTARGNLVGVISNGTAILGLGNLGALASKPVMEGKAVLFKRFADVDSIDLEVGTEDIDEFINCVRHLGPSFGGINLEDIKAPDCFIIEQRLREVMDIPVFHDDQHGTAIIAVAGLINALHLTGRDLKTTKLVCNGAGAAAIACIELIKSMGFKPDNITLCDTKGVIHHGREEGMNQWKSAHAVKTEDRTLAEAVAGADVFFGLSVKGALTEDMVRSMADNPIIFAMANPDPEITPEEVARIRDDAIMATGRSDYPNQVNNVLGFPYIFRGALDVRASTINDPMKIAAAEALAYLAREDVPDEVAAAYRGNRPRFGPEYIIPVPFDPRLLSDIPRAVARAAMDSGVAQRPILDLEAYGRELSARRDPIASTLQRIYERVRRQQGRVVFAEGEEEQVMRAAVSYVNQNLGTAILLGRSEQMEEVAKQAGIDLNKPGLELVNARVSHRVEAYTEYLYARLQRKGYLYRDCQRLINTDRNHFASCMVALGDADAVVTGTTRNYSTALDDVRRCIDVKPGHRVIGVSLALCRGRTVLVADTAVIDMPDSEELADIAEEAAGVARRLGYEPRVAMLAYSTFGHPPGERAERVREAVSILDRRRVDFEYDGEMAADVALNLDVMRQYPFCRLSGPANVLVMPAFHSASISTKMLQELGGSTVIGPLLVGLDKSVQIVSMGARDSDIVNMAAIAAFNVGS, from the coding sequence ATGCCCGAGACCGACAAGACGTCAAAGACAATGACGACCATCACCGAGCAGGAAGCGCTCGAGTTCCATGCCCGGGGCAAACCGGGAAAACTCGAGGTCAATGCGACCAAGCCGATGGCGACGCAGCGCGATCTTTCGCTGGCCTATTCGCCCGGTGTCGCCGTTCCGGTCAAGGCGATTGCCGACGATCCGTCCCGTGCCTTCGACTATACCGCGCGCGGCAATCTGGTCGGCGTGATTTCCAACGGAACCGCCATTCTCGGCCTCGGTAATCTCGGCGCGCTGGCATCCAAGCCGGTGATGGAAGGCAAGGCCGTCCTATTCAAACGCTTTGCGGATGTCGATTCCATCGATCTGGAAGTCGGGACCGAAGACATCGACGAATTTATCAATTGCGTGCGTCATCTGGGGCCGTCCTTCGGCGGCATCAACCTGGAGGATATCAAGGCGCCCGACTGTTTCATCATCGAGCAGCGCCTGCGCGAGGTGATGGATATCCCCGTCTTCCACGACGACCAGCACGGCACGGCGATTATCGCGGTGGCCGGCCTGATCAACGCTCTTCATCTGACAGGCCGGGATCTGAAAACAACCAAGCTTGTCTGCAACGGCGCCGGCGCGGCAGCGATTGCGTGCATAGAACTGATCAAGTCCATGGGCTTCAAGCCGGACAACATCACGCTTTGCGATACCAAGGGTGTCATCCACCACGGCCGTGAAGAAGGCATGAACCAGTGGAAATCCGCCCATGCCGTTAAGACCGAAGACAGGACGCTAGCGGAAGCTGTGGCGGGCGCGGATGTGTTTTTCGGGCTGTCGGTCAAGGGTGCGCTGACCGAGGACATGGTCCGCTCGATGGCCGACAATCCGATTATCTTCGCCATGGCCAATCCCGATCCGGAAATCACGCCGGAAGAGGTCGCCCGCATTCGTGACGATGCCATCATGGCGACCGGCCGGTCCGATTATCCCAACCAGGTCAACAATGTTCTGGGCTTTCCCTACATATTCCGTGGTGCGTTGGACGTGCGTGCATCGACCATCAACGATCCGATGAAAATCGCGGCAGCCGAGGCGCTTGCCTACCTTGCGCGTGAGGACGTGCCCGATGAGGTGGCCGCCGCCTATCGCGGAAATCGCCCCCGTTTCGGCCCGGAATACATCATTCCCGTGCCCTTCGATCCGCGCCTGTTGTCGGATATTCCAAGGGCCGTCGCCCGAGCGGCCATGGATTCCGGCGTTGCGCAGCGCCCGATCCTCGATCTTGAAGCCTATGGGCGTGAGCTATCCGCCCGTCGCGATCCGATCGCCTCAACGCTGCAGCGCATTTATGAGCGCGTGCGCCGCCAGCAGGGCCGTGTTGTCTTCGCCGAGGGCGAGGAAGAGCAGGTCATGCGCGCGGCTGTGTCCTATGTGAACCAGAATCTGGGTACGGCCATTCTGCTCGGGCGCTCCGAGCAGATGGAAGAGGTGGCCAAACAAGCCGGCATTGATCTCAACAAGCCCGGTCTTGAACTCGTCAATGCCCGCGTGTCGCACCGGGTGGAGGCCTATACCGAATATCTTTATGCGCGTCTGCAGAGGAAGGGTTATCTCTATCGTGACTGCCAGCGGCTGATTAACACCGACCGCAACCATTTTGCATCCTGCATGGTCGCCCTTGGCGACGCGGATGCGGTGGTGACAGGCACGACACGTAACTATTCAACGGCGCTGGACGATGTCCGCCGCTGCATTGACGTCAAACCCGGCCACCGGGTGATCGGGGTCTCGCTGGCCCTGTGTCGCGGCAGGACCGTTTTGGTTGCGGACACGGCCGTGATTGACATGCCGGATTCGGAAGAACTCGCCGACATCGCCGAAGAGGCAGCCGGCGTGGCGCGGCGGCTCGGCTATGAGCCGCGGGTTGCCATGCTCGCTTATTCGACCTTCGGACACCCGCCCGGCGAACGGGCAGAGCGGGTGCGCGAGGCGGTCTCCATATTGGACCGCCGGCGGGTCGATTTCGAATATGACGGTGAGATGGCGGCCGATGTGGCGCTCAATCTCGATGTCATGCGGCAATATCCGTTCTGCCGCTTGTCCGGTCCGGCCAACGTTCTGGTCATGCCGGCGTTCCACTCGGCGTCCATTTCGACAAAAATGCTTCAGGAACTCGGCGGTTCAACCGTCATCGGGCCGCTGCTTGTCGGTCTCGACAAATCGGTTCAGATCGTCTCCATGGGCGCGCGCGATTCCGACATCGTCAACATGGCGGCAATCGCCGCGTTCAACGTCGGAAGCTGA